One Streptomyces drozdowiczii DNA segment encodes these proteins:
- a CDS encoding zf-TFIIB domain-containing protein, producing MQCPKCHAQMHTYNRNGIQIEQCSGCRGIFLDYGELETLTRIESQWAQQAPPPAAPPQAYPAAPAPAWGAPHHGGHHGHYRQKSFGRMLFSS from the coding sequence ATGCAGTGTCCCAAGTGCCACGCGCAGATGCACACGTACAACCGCAACGGCATCCAGATCGAGCAGTGCAGCGGCTGCCGGGGGATATTCCTGGACTACGGCGAGCTGGAGACGCTGACCCGCATCGAGTCCCAGTGGGCCCAGCAGGCCCCGCCGCCGGCCGCTCCGCCGCAGGCGTACCCCGCCGCCCCCGCGCCCGCCTGGGGCGCCCCGCACCACGGTGGCCACCACGGTCACTACCGGCAGAAGAGCTTCGGCCGCATGCTCTTCTCCTCCTGA
- a CDS encoding phosphotransferase enzyme family protein: MTTALVRALGDLAHRAVHPAGCGTRVCPPAVVLAERDDGTVVRSGSVVAKAHAAGTDTADLAARLRLAAGPGRADTLLAPLHGAHLTELHGRPVTLWPHGEPVDPGDPDAAPWEEAGALLARLHRTGTQGPLPAMRGPAKAALAVDRMRAARPGDPAVAPVLAAWRGLPGWARGEAPPPAGRGAYLCHGDLHLGQLVRHPAPHGPWLLIDVDDAGLGDPAWDLARPAAWYAAGLLPPDVWLRFLDAYRAGGGPAVPPDGDPWPALDVAARALTVQTAALAWAKSAAEGRAPDEVEQVMIDACARIASLPPELAAEHTS; encoded by the coding sequence GTGACCACCGCACTCGTGCGCGCGCTGGGGGACCTCGCCCACCGGGCGGTCCACCCGGCCGGCTGCGGCACGCGCGTCTGTCCGCCGGCCGTCGTGCTCGCCGAGCGCGACGACGGGACCGTCGTCCGCAGCGGGTCCGTCGTCGCCAAGGCGCACGCCGCCGGTACGGACACCGCCGACCTCGCCGCCCGGCTGCGCCTGGCCGCCGGTCCGGGGCGGGCGGACACCCTGCTCGCGCCCCTGCACGGGGCGCACCTCACCGAACTGCACGGCCGCCCCGTCACCCTCTGGCCCCACGGCGAGCCCGTCGACCCCGGCGACCCGGACGCGGCGCCCTGGGAGGAGGCCGGGGCGCTCCTGGCCCGGCTGCACCGGACCGGGACCCAGGGGCCGCTCCCCGCCATGCGCGGGCCCGCGAAAGCCGCGCTCGCCGTCGACCGGATGCGCGCCGCCCGCCCCGGCGACCCGGCCGTCGCGCCGGTGCTCGCGGCCTGGCGCGGGCTGCCGGGCTGGGCGCGGGGCGAGGCACCGCCTCCGGCCGGCCGGGGCGCGTACCTCTGCCACGGCGACCTCCACCTGGGCCAGCTCGTGCGCCACCCCGCCCCGCACGGCCCCTGGCTGCTCATCGACGTGGACGACGCCGGCCTCGGCGACCCCGCCTGGGACCTCGCCCGCCCCGCCGCCTGGTACGCCGCCGGGCTGCTCCCGCCGGACGTCTGGCTCCGCTTCCTGGACGCCTACCGGGCCGGCGGGGGCCCCGCCGTACCTCCCGACGGCGACCCCTGGCCCGCCCTCGACGTCGCGGCCCGCGCGCTGACCGTACAGACCGCCGCGCTCGCCTGGGCCAAGTCGGCGGCGGAGGGCCGGGCTCCGGATGAGGTGGAACAGGTGATGATCGACGCCTGCGCCCGAATCGCCTCGCTCCCGCCCGAGTTGGCGGCCGAACACACGTCGTAG